A section of the Prochlorococcus marinus XMU1402 genome encodes:
- a CDS encoding carboxysome peptide A, whose translation MLICKVVKPLVSTNRIPGFEHKHLQVVLDGSSNKVAVDAVGCKPGDWVICVGSSAAREAAGSKSYPSDLTIVGIIDHWDPDKS comes from the coding sequence ATGTTGATTTGCAAGGTTGTAAAACCACTTGTTTCTACCAATAGGATTCCTGGTTTCGAACACAAACATCTGCAGGTTGTATTAGATGGTTCTTCTAATAAAGTTGCAGTTGACGCTGTTGGCTGTAAGCCAGGAGATTGGGTTATTTGTGTTGGAAGTTCTGCTGCTAGGGAAGCCGCAGGAAGTAAATCTTATCCAAGCGATTTAACGATTGTTGGAATAATTGATCATTGGGATCCTGACAAGTCATAA
- a CDS encoding ribulose bisphosphate carboxylase small subunit gives MPFQSTVSDYQTVATLETFGFLPPMTQEEIYDQIAYIIAQGWSPVIEHVHPSGCMQTYWSYWKLPFFGEKDLNLIVSELEACHRAYPDHHVRIIGYDAYTQSQGTAFVVFQGR, from the coding sequence ATGCCTTTCCAGAGCACAGTAAGCGACTATCAAACAGTTGCAACCCTGGAAACATTCGGTTTCTTACCACCGATGACCCAGGAAGAAATATATGACCAAATTGCGTACATAATTGCTCAAGGTTGGAGTCCAGTTATTGAGCATGTTCATCCAAGTGGATGTATGCAAACTTATTGGTCTTATTGGAAACTCCCATTCTTTGGGGAAAAAGATCTTAACTTGATCGTGAGCGAATTAGAGGCATGTCATAGAGCATACCCTGATCATCATGTAAGAATCATCGGATACGATGCTTACACTCAAAGTCAAGGAACAGCTTTTGTAGTTTTCCAAGGACGTTAA
- a CDS encoding carboxysome peptide B, which produces MEIMKVLGRMVCTQRVAGLGHMNLRILENNKGKKLVAVDPVGAREGNWVFTSSGSAARFACPNPEVQTDLTIGGIIDYWESD; this is translated from the coding sequence TTGGAAATTATGAAGGTATTAGGAAGGATGGTATGCACTCAAAGAGTGGCAGGTTTAGGTCATATGAATTTACGAATTTTAGAAAATAATAAAGGAAAGAAATTAGTTGCTGTTGATCCTGTTGGTGCTAGAGAAGGTAACTGGGTTTTTACTTCTAGTGGCTCTGCCGCCAGATTCGCATGTCCTAATCCAGAAGTTCAAACCGATTTAACAATTGGAGGTATTATTGATTATTGGGAGAGTGACTAA
- a CDS encoding BMC domain-containing protein has product MATETMGIALGMIETRGLVPAIEAADAMTKAAEVRLIGREFVGGGYVTVLVRGETGAVNAAVRAGADACERVGDGLVAAHIIARPHREVEPALGNGEFLGQKD; this is encoded by the coding sequence ATGGCTACAGAAACAATGGGTATCGCTCTCGGCATGATCGAGACACGCGGACTTGTACCTGCAATCGAAGCAGCAGACGCAATGACAAAGGCAGCAGAAGTTCGCCTTATTGGTCGTGAATTCGTTGGTGGCGGTTATGTCACAGTATTAGTTAGAGGTGAAACAGGCGCAGTTAACGCAGCTGTAAGAGCTGGTGCTGATGCTTGTGAAAGAGTTGGTGACGGTTTAGTTGCAGCTCACATTATTGCTCGTCCTCATAGAGAAGTTGAACCTGCTCTAGGTAATGGTGAATTTCTTGGTCAAAAGGACTAA
- a CDS encoding carboxysome shell carbonic anhydrase, with protein MPLRGLAKAKNFTLGPTAPMKTFTENIHTQTKESNNLRNSGKSHKLTNNIQNENLFRYESKIKSDFDEIVPTLKEIARIQHHEDFINKAQKISRKNLGIDLPLHVLDKSWVKPLDMRALYAWCAFKQHEKLSDNFFNNDPLEGASGSRDAEDFEKFLLDCGIHLLDITPCSDGRLAHSVAYVMRIPFSSVRRRSHAGALFDIENTVNRWVKTEHKRYRENVPNEAHKDTRYLKVVTYHFSSVDPLHQGCAAHGSNDELAAAEGRNKLYAFKEAVENSFCCGASVDLMLIGLDTDTDSLKIHLSTSDGGIDLEKTISTLEIYNSTINFSKEDSEREICQTISMQSSKDKLSGLEKFIYKLIVNNISQIDYVKSFHNGSYEDIGHAERFIGVGIGFKEVHLRNLTYFAHLDTVEEGAPDLDVGVKIFSGLNVSQDLPIPVVIRFDYSGKVPGAKERAIKDCERVNNAISIRYKNLVDQGLLHTCSTIRDRDNIHSAKIIGMSLDKKTEEAH; from the coding sequence ATGCCTTTAAGAGGACTGGCTAAAGCCAAGAACTTCACATTGGGGCCAACCGCTCCAATGAAAACTTTTACTGAAAATATCCATACACAAACTAAAGAATCAAATAATTTACGAAATTCTGGAAAGTCTCATAAATTAACCAATAATATCCAAAATGAAAATCTATTTAGGTATGAAAGCAAAATAAAAAGTGATTTTGATGAAATTGTTCCAACTCTCAAGGAAATTGCTCGAATTCAACATCACGAAGATTTTATAAATAAGGCACAGAAAATATCAAGAAAAAATTTGGGAATAGATTTACCCCTACATGTATTAGATAAATCTTGGGTTAAACCTCTTGATATGAGAGCTTTATATGCATGGTGTGCTTTCAAACAGCATGAGAAACTAAGTGACAATTTTTTTAATAATGATCCACTTGAAGGTGCTTCTGGAAGTAGGGATGCGGAAGACTTTGAAAAATTTCTCTTAGATTGTGGAATACATTTACTTGATATAACTCCTTGTTCAGATGGAAGATTAGCTCATTCAGTTGCTTATGTAATGAGAATACCTTTTAGTTCAGTAAGAAGAAGATCCCATGCTGGAGCACTTTTTGATATTGAAAATACCGTTAATCGATGGGTGAAAACTGAACATAAAAGATATAGAGAGAATGTTCCTAATGAAGCTCATAAGGATACAAGGTATTTAAAAGTTGTAACTTATCACTTTAGTTCAGTAGATCCTTTGCATCAGGGATGCGCAGCTCATGGGAGTAATGATGAGTTAGCTGCAGCAGAAGGTAGAAATAAATTATATGCTTTCAAAGAGGCCGTAGAGAATAGCTTTTGCTGCGGAGCTTCTGTGGATTTAATGTTAATTGGACTTGATACAGATACTGATTCATTAAAAATACATTTATCAACTAGCGATGGCGGTATAGATTTAGAAAAAACTATTTCTACATTAGAAATTTATAATTCAACAATAAATTTTTCAAAAGAGGATTCAGAAAGAGAAATTTGTCAGACAATTTCTATGCAATCTTCAAAAGATAAACTCAGTGGACTGGAAAAATTTATATATAAATTAATTGTCAATAATATTTCTCAAATTGATTATGTTAAGAGTTTTCATAATGGTTCTTATGAAGATATTGGACATGCAGAGAGGTTTATTGGGGTAGGTATAGGTTTTAAAGAAGTACATCTCAGAAATTTAACTTATTTTGCTCATTTAGATACAGTCGAAGAAGGGGCTCCAGATTTAGATGTAGGAGTGAAGATTTTTTCTGGCTTAAATGTTTCTCAAGATCTACCTATTCCGGTAGTAATAAGGTTTGATTACTCTGGCAAAGTACCCGGAGCAAAAGAGAGGGCAATAAAAGATTGTGAAAGAGTTAATAATGCGATATCAATTAGATATAAAAATTTAGTTGATCAAGGTTTGTTACATACTTGCTCTACTATTAGAGATAGGGACAACATCCATTCCGCCAAAATTATTGGAATGTCTTTAGATAAAAAAACAGAGGAGGCTCACTAA
- a CDS encoding 4a-hydroxytetrahydrobiopterin dehydratase, with amino-acid sequence MWNERESPLRIEKRFEFDQYSKISKFMGEIEKLCKERDIYPNISFGKNFVSLSIFLDNKEISDKEKEFSKDIDKFYLED; translated from the coding sequence ATGTGGAATGAAAGAGAATCACCTTTGAGGATTGAAAAAAGATTTGAATTTGATCAATACTCAAAAATTAGTAAATTCATGGGAGAAATTGAGAAATTATGTAAAGAAAGGGATATCTATCCAAATATCAGCTTCGGTAAGAATTTTGTAAGTCTTTCAATTTTTTTAGATAATAAAGAAATATCAGATAAGGAAAAAGAATTTTCAAAGGATATTGATAAATTTTATTTAGAAGATTAG
- a CDS encoding form I ribulose bisphosphate carboxylase large subunit, producing the protein MSKKYDAGVKEYRDTYWTPEYVPLDTDLLACFKCTGQEGVPREEVAAAVAAESSTGTWSTVWSELLTDLEFYKGRCYRIEDVPGDPEAFYAFIAYPLDLFEEGSITNVLTSLVGNVFGFKALRHLRLEDIRFPIAFIKTCGGPPNGIVVERDRLNKYGRPLLGCTIKPKLGLSGKNYGRVVYECLRGGLDLTKDDENINSQPFQRWRERFEFVAEAVKLAQRETGEVKGHYLNCTANTPEELYERAEFAKELDMPIIMHDYITGGFTANTGLANWCRKNGMLLHIHRAMHAVIDRHPKHGIHFRVLAKCLRLSGGDQLHTGTVVGKLEGDRQTTLGYIDNLRESFVPEDRSRGNFFDQDWGSMPGVFAVASGGIHVWHMPALLAIFGDDSCLQFGGGTHGHPWGSAAGAAANRVALEACVKARNAGREIEKESRDILMEAAKHSPELAIALETWKEIKFEFDTVDKLDVQG; encoded by the coding sequence ATGAGTAAGAAGTATGACGCAGGGGTAAAGGAGTACAGAGATACCTACTGGACTCCAGAATATGTACCCCTAGACACCGATTTACTAGCCTGTTTCAAATGTACAGGTCAGGAAGGTGTTCCAAGAGAAGAAGTTGCAGCAGCTGTTGCCGCTGAATCTTCAACAGGTACTTGGTCAACAGTTTGGTCCGAGTTACTTACAGACTTAGAATTTTATAAAGGACGTTGTTATCGAATCGAAGACGTTCCTGGAGATCCTGAAGCTTTCTATGCTTTTATTGCATATCCTTTAGATCTTTTTGAAGAAGGCTCAATTACAAACGTATTAACATCTCTTGTAGGAAACGTTTTTGGATTTAAAGCTCTAAGACATCTACGTCTAGAAGATATTAGATTCCCAATTGCTTTCATTAAAACTTGCGGTGGTCCACCGAATGGAATCGTAGTTGAAAGAGATCGACTTAACAAATACGGAAGACCTCTTCTTGGTTGTACCATCAAACCTAAATTAGGATTATCTGGTAAAAACTATGGTCGAGTTGTATATGAATGTCTTAGAGGCGGTCTTGATTTAACCAAGGATGATGAGAATATTAATTCTCAACCATTCCAACGTTGGAGAGAAAGATTTGAGTTTGTTGCAGAAGCAGTTAAGCTTGCTCAGCGAGAAACTGGAGAAGTTAAAGGTCACTATCTAAATTGTACTGCTAACACTCCTGAAGAACTCTATGAAAGAGCTGAATTTGCAAAAGAGCTAGATATGCCAATCATCATGCATGATTATATAACTGGTGGTTTTACTGCAAATACTGGATTAGCTAATTGGTGTCGTAAAAATGGCATGCTTCTGCATATTCACAGAGCTATGCATGCTGTTATTGATAGACATCCAAAGCATGGTATTCACTTCAGAGTTCTTGCAAAATGTTTGAGACTATCTGGAGGAGACCAACTACATACTGGAACCGTGGTTGGAAAACTAGAAGGTGATCGTCAAACAACTCTTGGTTATATTGACAACTTAAGAGAGTCATTTGTACCTGAAGATAGATCAAGAGGAAATTTCTTTGATCAAGATTGGGGTTCAATGCCTGGAGTATTTGCAGTCGCATCAGGTGGTATCCATGTTTGGCATATGCCTGCACTTCTTGCAATCTTTGGGGATGATTCCTGTCTTCAGTTCGGTGGAGGAACACATGGTCATCCATGGGGTTCAGCTGCTGGAGCTGCAGCTAACAGAGTTGCTTTAGAAGCTTGTGTAAAAGCCCGTAATGCTGGTCGCGAAATCGAAAAAGAGAGTAGAGACATTCTTATGGAAGCTGCTAAGCATAGTCCTGAATTAGCTATTGCTCTAGAAACTTGGAAGGAAATTAAGTTCGAGTTTGACACTGTCGACAAGCTTGACGTTCAGGGTTAA
- a CDS encoding DUF3136 domain-containing protein yields MTAAKLNIDELEAGYPLFCKALRLLILKGNSIKEIKKTVCWGHLETLNRCLPGRYKAPTYLMALIKRDIAKPNNY; encoded by the coding sequence ATGACAGCAGCAAAGCTAAATATAGACGAATTAGAAGCAGGATATCCACTATTTTGTAAAGCATTAAGATTATTAATTCTAAAAGGAAACTCAATTAAAGAGATCAAAAAGACCGTTTGTTGGGGACACCTCGAAACTTTAAATAGATGCCTACCTGGTAGATATAAAGCCCCCACATATTTAATGGCTTTAATCAAAAGAGATATTGCCAAGCCAAATAATTATTAA
- the rdgB gene encoding RdgB/HAM1 family non-canonical purine NTP pyrophosphatase, whose amino-acid sequence MNLPVLTIASGNQRKVSEISEMLDVLSLKVEKQPEYLNVEETGKTYFENALLKAKAASLETKTWALADDSGLEVDVLDGRPGIYSARYAKNNDEKIKKLINELSDSPYRSARFISCMVLCDPSGNLVKDTTGICWGEILKNPKYPNGEFESIFWVKEANCVYGELSQSQLNKLGSRGKAAKIMSPFLKKEIGLN is encoded by the coding sequence TTGAACCTTCCAGTTCTAACTATTGCGAGTGGCAATCAAAGAAAAGTATCTGAAATCTCAGAGATGCTGGATGTTTTGTCTTTAAAGGTTGAGAAGCAACCAGAATATTTAAATGTCGAAGAAACTGGGAAAACATATTTTGAGAATGCACTACTTAAAGCCAAGGCAGCTTCTCTAGAGACAAAAACTTGGGCATTAGCTGATGACTCGGGTCTTGAAGTAGATGTTTTAGATGGTCGACCAGGAATTTATTCTGCTCGATATGCCAAAAATAATGATGAGAAAATTAAAAAACTAATTAATGAACTTTCTGATAGTCCTTATAGGAGCGCAAGATTTATAAGTTGTATGGTTTTGTGCGATCCCTCAGGAAACTTAGTTAAAGATACAACAGGAATATGTTGGGGAGAAATTCTTAAGAACCCCAAATATCCTAATGGGGAGTTCGAATCTATTTTTTGGGTTAAAGAAGCTAATTGTGTTTACGGTGAGCTCTCACAATCACAACTAAATAAATTAGGTAGTAGAGGTAAAGCTGCAAAAATTATGTCACCTTTTTTAAAAAAAGAGATAGGTTTAAATTAA
- the csoS2 gene encoding carboxysome assembly protein CsoS2 — protein MSKKTSREIALERRKAMSDSGKKAAAYSSTTKDRVRSSQDIHISGTQSSPNNHNISKPATKHIPKTQVNRNSSTTLSSKELVIERRKAMSTHGKSAITSSDRTRTDVKKESPVNIVNSTINKNQESQDSTSTESKSLKPSVKRRINQKRKPITNTSRDIVLARREAQSKHGKSATKQNTSAASLARRGDPDLSSREISQRVRELRSKTGATGKKGNGKCRPCGPNKNGAKQNIADASWKVGKSETDSGQIVTGTQANRSVKTTGNEASTCRTVTGTQYMGAEVVDQFCQDRPSYKQPLRSTVTATTSGNKVTGNEVGRSDRVTGDEPGTCKNLTGTEYVSSNQSQKYCGDVPKNPSKVKHSTTTDGLKVSGSLPGRSTLVTGDESGSGHQLTGDQYLGSEPNPKGKAFEKVGSYNTLNGNNVTGTGVGRSDHMTGNEHGSCKNVTGDEYIGSQQYEKFCGSKPKPEARKVGLSLSSKSNLISGTMTGRSEIVTGDEPGSCKVLTGTPYAGLDQIKENCNTETSEDMKSRATVNSGNNSNARLTGQQPGIGGVMTGAKKGACKNLTGTPYVGGDQFSQACDNPPNDTAYANSEKSAGNSWNEFSVKSPSRDKYSEKNTQGVTGNEYENGSKVTGPFDMAVDKVTGTEKFRFEPNKNITYKQKMEIEEVDRAAKTPEKRVASRITGEGQSVGNVTGDDWDRGDKVTGTEGASSRKRNPSRAGFMSAMPPMEVKRNEETEKPDFLITGSSGNTREGQLVTFSGGARG, from the coding sequence ATGTCAAAAAAAACTAGCAGAGAGATTGCACTTGAAAGAAGAAAGGCGATGAGTGATAGCGGTAAAAAAGCTGCTGCTTATTCCTCAACTACCAAAGATAGAGTTCGATCTTCTCAAGATATACATATTTCTGGGACTCAGTCTTCTCCAAATAATCATAATATTTCAAAACCAGCTACAAAACATATTCCAAAAACTCAAGTTAACAGAAATTCTTCAACAACTTTATCCAGTAAAGAGTTAGTAATAGAGAGAAGAAAAGCAATGTCTACCCATGGAAAATCAGCTATAACTTCATCCGATAGAACACGTACTGATGTTAAAAAAGAAAGTCCTGTAAACATAGTTAATTCAACTATAAATAAAAATCAAGAAAGTCAGGATTCAACTAGTACAGAATCTAAGTCCCTCAAACCCAGCGTTAAGAGAAGAATTAATCAGAAGAGAAAGCCTATTACTAATACAAGTAGAGATATTGTTTTAGCGAGAAGAGAAGCTCAATCTAAGCATGGTAAATCAGCAACTAAACAAAATACCAGTGCCGCTTCTCTAGCTAGAAGGGGAGATCCAGATTTAAGTAGTAGAGAAATTTCTCAGAGAGTGAGAGAGTTAAGAAGTAAAACTGGTGCTACAGGCAAAAAAGGTAATGGTAAATGTAGACCATGTGGTCCAAATAAAAATGGCGCCAAACAAAATATTGCAGATGCTAGTTGGAAAGTTGGTAAAAGTGAAACTGATTCAGGTCAAATAGTGACTGGAACACAAGCAAATAGATCTGTGAAAACTACAGGTAATGAAGCAAGTACATGCAGAACAGTTACTGGCACCCAATACATGGGAGCAGAAGTTGTTGATCAATTTTGTCAAGATAGACCAAGTTATAAACAACCACTTAGATCTACTGTTACTGCAACAACATCAGGAAATAAAGTGACTGGGAATGAAGTTGGTAGATCTGATAGGGTCACAGGCGATGAGCCAGGGACTTGTAAAAACCTTACAGGTACTGAATATGTATCTTCTAATCAATCACAGAAGTATTGTGGTGATGTTCCAAAAAATCCTTCAAAGGTTAAACACAGTACTACAACCGATGGATTAAAAGTATCTGGATCACTTCCTGGTAGATCAACCCTAGTAACTGGAGATGAATCAGGTTCTGGACATCAGTTAACTGGAGATCAATATCTTGGCTCTGAGCCAAATCCAAAAGGCAAAGCATTTGAAAAAGTAGGTAGTTACAACACTCTTAATGGGAATAATGTAACTGGTACAGGGGTTGGAAGATCAGACCATATGACAGGCAATGAACATGGGAGTTGTAAGAATGTAACTGGAGATGAATATATAGGATCTCAACAATACGAGAAGTTTTGCGGTTCAAAACCAAAACCAGAAGCTAGAAAAGTAGGTTTAAGCCTTTCTTCAAAGTCAAATTTAATAAGCGGCACTATGACAGGAAGATCAGAAATAGTAACTGGAGATGAACCAGGTTCATGCAAAGTGTTAACAGGAACACCATACGCAGGCTTAGATCAGATTAAAGAGAATTGTAATACTGAAACTTCTGAAGATATGAAATCAAGAGCAACAGTTAATTCTGGAAATAATTCAAATGCCAGACTTACAGGACAACAACCAGGAATTGGCGGAGTAATGACAGGTGCTAAGAAAGGTGCTTGTAAAAACCTAACAGGGACTCCTTATGTTGGTGGAGATCAGTTCTCACAAGCTTGTGATAATCCTCCAAATGATACTGCTTATGCGAATTCGGAAAAGTCAGCAGGTAACTCTTGGAATGAATTCTCTGTTAAATCACCATCAAGAGATAAATATTCTGAAAAAAATACTCAAGGTGTTACGGGTAATGAATATGAAAATGGTTCAAAGGTAACAGGACCTTTTGATATGGCAGTTGATAAGGTCACTGGTACTGAAAAATTTAGATTTGAACCGAATAAAAATATTACTTATAAACAAAAAATGGAAATTGAGGAGGTAGATCGTGCCGCAAAAACACCAGAAAAAAGAGTTGCTTCGAGGATTACCGGTGAAGGACAATCAGTGGGAAACGTAACTGGTGATGATTGGGATCGCGGTGATAAGGTAACAGGCACAGAGGGAGCTTCTTCTAGAAAGCGAAATCCATCAAGAGCAGGATTCATGAGTGCAATGCCCCCTATGGAAGTTAAAAGAAATGAGGAAACAGAAAAACCAGATTTCTTGATAACTGGATCTAGTGGTAATACTCGTGAAGGACAACTTGTTACCTTTTCAGGTGGTGCAAGAGGTTAA
- a CDS encoding Rid family detoxifying hydrolase, translating to MSSKQVIKTSNAPDPVGPYNQAIKAGDFIYCSGQIAIDPALNEITCLGDIEKETLQVLKNLAAVLKAGGAKIEDVIKTTIYLTDLKNFQIVNKIYSDFFNIENPPARACVEVSSLPKGVLVEIDCVAFLD from the coding sequence ATGTCTTCCAAACAAGTAATTAAAACATCAAATGCTCCAGATCCAGTCGGACCTTATAATCAAGCAATAAAAGCTGGAGATTTTATCTATTGTTCTGGTCAAATTGCTATAGACCCAGCTTTAAATGAAATAACATGTTTAGGTGATATAGAGAAGGAAACTCTACAAGTTTTAAAGAATCTCGCAGCAGTTCTTAAAGCTGGCGGAGCCAAAATAGAGGATGTAATAAAAACAACTATTTACTTAACCGACCTAAAAAATTTTCAAATTGTCAATAAAATTTATAGTGATTTTTTTAATATAGAGAATCCTCCAGCAAGGGCCTGTGTGGAAGTTTCATCTCTACCAAAAGGAGTTTTAGTTGAGATAGATTGCGTTGCATTCTTAGATTAG
- the gloB gene encoding hydroxyacylglutathione hydrolase: MDFNKARNIIGLRVLSDNVIWLWEKDKSVVVVDPSVHEPVIRYLDENNFHLKAILQTHHHSDHIGGTKSLIERWPNVKVIASSKEKKRIPFQNVSVEDGETLNILGEEVNIIEVLGHTSSHIAFFLTGENPILFIGDTLFSGGCGRIFEGTYQQMYSSLEKIKSLPKNTLIYCAHEYTKTNMLWALNLKPKDKDIKNKLSEVEKKLSLNELTIPFLLDEEMKINLFLRAKNLEEFTFLRANKDLWV; encoded by the coding sequence ATGGATTTTAATAAAGCTCGAAATATAATCGGACTTAGAGTTTTAAGTGATAACGTCATATGGTTGTGGGAAAAAGATAAATCCGTTGTGGTTGTAGATCCATCTGTTCACGAACCAGTAATTAGATATTTAGATGAAAACAATTTTCACTTAAAAGCTATTTTGCAAACTCATCATCATTCAGACCATATTGGAGGTACGAAGTCTCTTATTGAAAGATGGCCAAATGTAAAGGTGATTGCTTCCTCTAAAGAAAAAAAGCGAATACCTTTTCAAAATGTGTCAGTAGAGGATGGAGAGACATTAAATATTTTAGGTGAAGAAGTAAATATAATTGAAGTATTAGGGCATACTAGCTCACATATTGCCTTCTTTTTGACTGGGGAAAATCCTATTCTTTTTATTGGTGATACTTTGTTCTCTGGAGGCTGTGGAAGAATTTTTGAAGGAACTTATCAACAAATGTATTCTTCACTAGAAAAAATCAAATCTTTACCAAAAAATACTCTCATATATTGTGCACATGAATATACTAAGACAAATATGTTGTGGGCATTGAATCTCAAGCCTAAAGATAAAGATATAAAAAATAAACTTTCAGAAGTTGAGAAAAAACTTTCTCTTAATGAATTAACAATTCCATTTTTACTTGATGAAGAGATGAAAATAAACCTTTTCTTAAGAGCAAAAAATTTAGAAGAATTTACTTTTTTAAGAGCAAATAAAGATTTATGGGTTTAA
- a CDS encoding ferredoxin:protochlorophyllide reductase (ATP-dependent) subunit N, translating into MSKVEFNKETGPREVFCGLTSIVWLHRRMPDAFFLVVGSRTCAHLIQSAAGVMIFAEPRFGTAILEEKDLAGLADAHEELDRVVNDLIARRPEIKTLFLVGSCPSEVIKLDLATVAEKLNKRFLGQVRFVNYSGSGIETTFTQGEDGALKALIPLMDSSNEEKLLLVGTLANNVEDRFKKIFKNLGISNIESFPPRQSTELPKIGKNTKVLLTQPYLSDTVRDLKHRGCEIISAPFPLGIEGSTKWFLAAAKAFKISELKVHEIISPLINRSKLALESHKEILKGKRLFLLPESQLEISLARFLHNECEMDLIEVGTPYLNKDLMKEEINLLPDNTKIVEGQHVEKQLDRVRESNPDLVVCGMGLANPLEAEGISTKWSIEMVFSPIHGIDQAADLAGLFSKPLRRNQILTSKTLVTH; encoded by the coding sequence ATGAGTAAAGTTGAATTTAATAAGGAAACTGGCCCCAGAGAGGTTTTTTGTGGTTTAACTTCAATAGTTTGGCTACACAGAAGAATGCCTGATGCGTTTTTTCTGGTTGTAGGCTCAAGGACGTGTGCTCATTTAATTCAAAGCGCTGCTGGAGTTATGATTTTTGCTGAGCCAAGATTTGGTACAGCTATTCTTGAAGAAAAAGATCTTGCTGGTCTTGCTGACGCTCATGAAGAATTAGATCGAGTGGTTAATGATCTGATTGCGAGAAGACCAGAAATAAAAACCCTTTTTCTAGTTGGATCTTGTCCGAGTGAAGTGATCAAACTAGATCTTGCAACTGTCGCAGAGAAATTAAATAAAAGGTTTTTAGGTCAAGTAAGATTCGTTAATTATTCTGGCAGTGGGATAGAAACAACTTTTACCCAAGGAGAGGATGGCGCATTAAAAGCTTTAATTCCATTAATGGATTCCTCAAATGAGGAGAAATTATTATTAGTTGGGACACTTGCAAATAATGTAGAGGATAGGTTTAAAAAGATTTTTAAAAATTTAGGAATTTCAAATATTGAGAGCTTCCCACCTCGACAATCCACAGAATTACCAAAAATTGGCAAAAATACAAAAGTATTATTAACACAGCCTTATTTAAGCGATACGGTTCGAGACCTTAAACATCGGGGTTGTGAAATAATTTCAGCGCCATTTCCTCTAGGTATCGAAGGAAGTACAAAATGGTTTTTAGCTGCTGCTAAAGCTTTCAAAATTAGTGAACTTAAAGTTCATGAAATTATTTCGCCTTTAATCAATAGATCAAAACTTGCTCTTGAATCTCACAAAGAAATACTTAAGGGGAAAAGATTATTTCTTCTTCCTGAATCGCAACTGGAGATATCTTTGGCAAGATTTTTGCATAATGAATGCGAAATGGATCTTATAGAGGTAGGCACTCCTTACTTAAATAAGGATTTAATGAAAGAGGAGATTAATTTATTACCTGATAATACAAAAATTGTCGAAGGGCAACATGTAGAAAAACAATTAGATCGAGTAAGGGAATCTAATCCAGACTTAGTAGTTTGTGGGATGGGTTTAGCTAACCCACTGGAGGCGGAAGGAATTAGTACTAAGTGGTCAATAGAAATGGTATTCAGTCCAATTCATGGTATTGATCAGGCCGCAGATTTGGCAGGTCTCTTCTCTAAACCTTTAAGAAGGAATCAAATACTAACTTCAAAAACTTTAGTAACGCATTAA